From a single Ignavibacteriales bacterium genomic region:
- a CDS encoding M24 family metallopeptidase, with amino-acid sequence MKPIYRKVQAVSRLGIMRLMVVFCLALVASVQSRAQTVKSPLPSLREQDAVQQEWLKLRLERVLPSLMRAHKVQMWIVPMREYNEDPVFSSLVSATTFSARRRTIYVFSDRGPEKGLERLALGGSSQGGLYSAYRDTTLKNAELIGDVQWKLLSKLVAERDPGTISVNISSVHAFSDGLSAGEWEQLQKALGPKYLPRVIRADRLPLDYIATRLPEMLQVYEEMMRTVHAIIGEAFSSSVITPGKTTTQDVVWWMRQKIQQLGMTTWFQPSVDIQRFGADLSGTPNPVIERGDVLHCDFGITGMRLNTDTQHMAYVLNQGEADVPSGIQHTLSVSNRLQDIVVSSMKVGLTGNQILAQSLAEMRKAGIDGSVYSHPIGEHGHGAGTLIGLWDRQNGVPDRGDVPVIPNTWYSIELQAGTKVPEWNNQVVRSAQEEDVIVDGDGTVRWVIGRQTQFHLIR; translated from the coding sequence TCGCACTGGTTGCTTCAGTCCAGTCACGGGCGCAGACGGTCAAATCCCCGCTCCCTTCACTGCGCGAGCAGGACGCGGTCCAGCAGGAATGGCTCAAACTCCGCCTCGAGCGCGTCCTTCCGTCTCTCATGAGAGCGCACAAGGTCCAGATGTGGATTGTCCCCATGCGTGAATACAATGAGGATCCGGTGTTCTCCTCTCTGGTCTCCGCTACTACATTCTCTGCGCGGCGTCGGACAATCTATGTGTTTTCTGACCGCGGACCTGAAAAGGGGCTGGAACGATTGGCTCTTGGAGGTTCGTCTCAGGGTGGGCTCTACTCTGCCTATCGGGATACCACTCTGAAGAACGCAGAACTGATCGGCGACGTACAATGGAAACTGCTCTCGAAACTTGTTGCAGAGAGAGATCCCGGAACCATATCGGTCAACATCTCCTCAGTCCATGCATTTTCTGACGGTTTGAGTGCCGGGGAGTGGGAGCAGTTGCAGAAGGCTCTCGGGCCAAAGTACCTCCCCAGGGTCATTCGGGCAGACCGGCTGCCCCTCGACTACATCGCAACTCGGCTCCCTGAAATGCTCCAGGTCTATGAGGAGATGATGCGGACAGTGCATGCCATCATCGGAGAAGCTTTCTCAAGTTCAGTCATCACTCCCGGAAAGACCACCACGCAGGACGTGGTCTGGTGGATGAGGCAGAAGATCCAGCAATTGGGAATGACAACCTGGTTCCAGCCCTCAGTGGATATCCAACGGTTCGGCGCTGACCTGTCCGGAACACCAAATCCGGTCATCGAGAGGGGAGATGTTCTCCATTGCGATTTCGGGATTACAGGAATGAGGCTCAACACAGATACCCAGCATATGGCATACGTCCTGAATCAGGGCGAAGCTGACGTTCCGTCAGGTATACAGCACACTTTGTCTGTGAGCAACAGGCTTCAGGACATCGTCGTGAGCTCAATGAAGGTAGGTCTGACGGGTAATCAAATCCTGGCTCAATCACTTGCTGAGATGAGGAAGGCAGGAATCGACGGGTCAGTGTATTCACATCCCATCGGGGAGCACGGTCATGGGGCTGGGACTTTGATCGGACTTTGGGATCGGCAGAATGGGGTCCCGGATCGTGGCGATGTCCCGGTCATTCCGAATACCTGGTACTCAATAGAACTTCAGGCTGGAACAAAAGTCCCCGAGTGGAACAACCAGGTGGTACGGTCAGCTCAGGAAGAGGACGTGATTGTTGATGGCGATGGAACAGTTCGGTGGGTCATTGGCCGGCAGACGCAGTTCCACCTTATCAGGTAG
- a CDS encoding transglycosylase SLT domain-containing protein — MRRNRFADAGKEKVTHQGGYLSLENINKIKGFLLSGGLLIALLSLTGCFQPESSLAHKTDDIKATFAGEHPGGRLASVDQRTEYSLQRYGSMVRNYSNRYELDWRLVMAVMRHESRFMANAVSNRGAFGLMQIMPATQLELAGKLGVNETETPSNNIKAGAFHLQQLYRAIDASDEDNHIRLTLASYNAGLNRIHDAQDVAAYLGDDPNKWESVKTALPLLSRRYQSLHRSIWQSGKPSAGYFTDWHQTIGYVESVMSHYSHYQVALR; from the coding sequence ATGCGACGAAACCGATTTGCTGACGCAGGAAAAGAGAAAGTTACGCATCAAGGGGGATATTTGAGTTTAGAAAACATCAATAAAATCAAGGGTTTTCTGCTGTCCGGCGGATTGCTTATCGCCTTGCTCTCATTGACTGGATGTTTCCAGCCCGAGTCATCGTTGGCTCACAAGACCGATGACATCAAAGCCACCTTCGCGGGGGAGCATCCCGGTGGTCGGCTGGCATCAGTAGACCAGCGGACGGAGTATTCGCTCCAGCGATATGGATCGATGGTCCGCAATTACTCCAACAGATATGAGCTGGACTGGCGGCTGGTAATGGCGGTGATGAGGCATGAGTCCAGGTTTATGGCCAACGCTGTGAGCAATAGGGGGGCCTTCGGATTGATGCAGATAATGCCAGCCACTCAGCTGGAATTGGCCGGGAAACTGGGGGTCAATGAAACCGAGACTCCTTCGAACAATATAAAAGCCGGGGCATTTCACCTTCAACAGCTGTATCGAGCCATCGATGCATCTGATGAGGATAACCACATAAGACTGACCCTGGCAAGCTACAATGCCGGTCTGAACCGGATTCACGACGCACAGGATGTCGCCGCTTACCTGGGTGACGATCCCAACAAATGGGAATCGGTGAAGACCGCACTTCCTCTCCTATCGAGACGATATCAGAGTCTCCATCGCAGCATCTGGCAATCAGGCAAGCCGAGTGCCGGGTATTTCACCGATTGGCACCAGACTATCGGATACGTCGAATCGGTGATGTCGCACTACAGCCATTATCAGGTGGCACTCAGGTAG